In one window of Chelmon rostratus isolate fCheRos1 chromosome 19, fCheRos1.pri, whole genome shotgun sequence DNA:
- the fam78ab gene encoding family with sequence similarity 78 member Ab isoform X1 has protein sequence MRLSSPPDLWTLLWTVLLFNAMGCIQSIRCKPKSFRDSVIVLEVNSSIDPNPTSIDESSSVVLRYRTPHFRACARVLVPPVAGKETWTIGWIQACNHMEFYNTYGNKGMSSWELPDLRDGKIQAISDSDGVNYPWYGNTTETCTVVGPTKKDSKFTVSMNDNFYPSVTWGVPVSDSNVPQLSSIHRDQSFTTWLVAINQATSETLVLQTIRWRMRLHIRVDPEKPLGHRAVLNEPLAQEQPQILGKNEPIPTNAMVKPNANDAQVLMWRPKNGDPVVVIPPKY, from the exons ATGcgtctctcttctcctccagacCTCTGGACGTTGTTGTGGACTGTGTTGCTATTTAATGCAATGGGCTGTATCCAGAGTATCAGGTGTAAGCCCAAGAGTTTCCGAGACAGTGTCATCGTCCTGGAGGTGAACAGCTCCATCGACCCCAACCCCACCAGCATTGACGAGTCTTCCAGCGTGGTCCTGCGCTACCGGACACCGCACTTTCGAGCTTGTGCCCGGGTCCTGGTGCCGCCAGTAGCCGGCAAAGAGACATGGACCATCGGCTGGATTCAAGCTTGTAACCATATGGAGTTCTACAATACGTATGGAAACAAAGGGAT GTCGAGTTGGGAGCTCCCTGACCTGCGTGATGGTAAGATCCAGGCCATCAGCGACTCGGACGGGGTGAACTACCCGTGGTATGGCAACACCACGGAGACCTGCACAGTCGTGGGCCCCACCAAGAAGGACAGCAAGTTCACCGTTAGTATGAATGACAATTTCTACCCCAGCGTGACCTGGGGCGTCCCCGTCAGCGACAGCAACGTGCCTCAGCTTAGCAGCATCCACCGCGACCAGAGCTTTACCACGTGGCTGGTGGCCATCAACCAGGCCACCTCAGAGACACTCGTCCTGCAGACGATCCGCTGGAGGATGCGGCTTCACATCCGAGTGGACCCAGAGAAGCCTCTGGGTCACAGGGCCGTTCTGAACGAGCCCCTGGCCCAGGAACAGCCCCAGATCCTGGGCAAGAATGAGCCCATCCCCACTAATGCCATGGTCAAGCCCAACGCCAATGACGCCCAGGTGCTGATGTGGCGGCCAAAGAATGGTGACCCTGTGGTGGTCATCCCACCCAAATATTAA
- the fam78ab gene encoding family with sequence similarity 78 member Ab isoform X2, protein MGCIQSIRCKPKSFRDSVIVLEVNSSIDPNPTSIDESSSVVLRYRTPHFRACARVLVPPVAGKETWTIGWIQACNHMEFYNTYGNKGMSSWELPDLRDGKIQAISDSDGVNYPWYGNTTETCTVVGPTKKDSKFTVSMNDNFYPSVTWGVPVSDSNVPQLSSIHRDQSFTTWLVAINQATSETLVLQTIRWRMRLHIRVDPEKPLGHRAVLNEPLAQEQPQILGKNEPIPTNAMVKPNANDAQVLMWRPKNGDPVVVIPPKY, encoded by the exons ATGGGCTGTATCCAGAGTATCAGGTGTAAGCCCAAGAGTTTCCGAGACAGTGTCATCGTCCTGGAGGTGAACAGCTCCATCGACCCCAACCCCACCAGCATTGACGAGTCTTCCAGCGTGGTCCTGCGCTACCGGACACCGCACTTTCGAGCTTGTGCCCGGGTCCTGGTGCCGCCAGTAGCCGGCAAAGAGACATGGACCATCGGCTGGATTCAAGCTTGTAACCATATGGAGTTCTACAATACGTATGGAAACAAAGGGAT GTCGAGTTGGGAGCTCCCTGACCTGCGTGATGGTAAGATCCAGGCCATCAGCGACTCGGACGGGGTGAACTACCCGTGGTATGGCAACACCACGGAGACCTGCACAGTCGTGGGCCCCACCAAGAAGGACAGCAAGTTCACCGTTAGTATGAATGACAATTTCTACCCCAGCGTGACCTGGGGCGTCCCCGTCAGCGACAGCAACGTGCCTCAGCTTAGCAGCATCCACCGCGACCAGAGCTTTACCACGTGGCTGGTGGCCATCAACCAGGCCACCTCAGAGACACTCGTCCTGCAGACGATCCGCTGGAGGATGCGGCTTCACATCCGAGTGGACCCAGAGAAGCCTCTGGGTCACAGGGCCGTTCTGAACGAGCCCCTGGCCCAGGAACAGCCCCAGATCCTGGGCAAGAATGAGCCCATCCCCACTAATGCCATGGTCAAGCCCAACGCCAATGACGCCCAGGTGCTGATGTGGCGGCCAAAGAATGGTGACCCTGTGGTGGTCATCCCACCCAAATATTAA
- the LOC121623357 gene encoding inactive phospholipid phosphatase 7: protein MPSSYNVRSRARERNSVLSRPEFMSLNHQPLRGAAGGSPSESRGSARRPGQIKHQTSQPSEEPTDSGSKDRREPSKMPEEDCMQLNPSFKGIAMNSLLAIDICLSKRMGVCAYTSSSWGGCRSMVALLALTGHGITWIIGTIVCLTRSNTLAGQEVLVNLLLALILDVMTVAGVQRLVKRRGPWEMTPGFMDCVAMDVYSFPAAHASRAAMVSKFLLSHLVLAVPLRILLVLWALLVGLSRVLLGKHHLTDMVCGFALGMLHFTLMETVWLSSSTCQTLISISTLSWSPFF, encoded by the exons ATGCCATCCAGTTACAATGTGAGGTCGAGGGCGCGGGAGAGAAACAGCGTCCTGAGCAGACCTGAGTTCATGTCTCTGAACCATCAGCCCCTCCGCGGCGCCGCCGGCGGCAGCCCCTCGGAGAGCCGGGGCAGCGCAAGGCGACCGGGTCAAATCAAGCACCAAACAAGCCAGCCAAGTGAAGAACCCACCGACAGTGGCAGCAAGGACAGGAGAGAGCCCAGCAAAATGCCAGAGGAAGACTGCATGCAGCTGAACCCCTCATTCAAGGGAATAGCGATGAACTCCCTCCTCGCCATTGACATCTGTCTGTCCAAGCGCATGGGGGTGTGCGCCTACACGTCGTCCTCCTGGGGAGGCTGCCGCTCCATGGTGGCCCTGTTGGCGCTAACAGGGCACGGCATCACGTGGATCATTGGGACTATTGTGTGTCTCACGAGGAGTAACACTCTGGCTGGGCAAGAGGTCCTGGTCAACCTGCTGCTCG CCCTCATTCTTGATGTTATGACTGTGGCTGGAGTCCAGAGGCTGGTGAAGCGCAGGGGACCCTGGGAGATGACGCCGGGCTTCATGGACTGCGTCGCCATGGACGTCTACTCCTTCCCTGCTGCTCATGCCAGCCGGGCCGCCATGGTCTCCAAGTTCCTGCTGTCCCACCTGGTCCTCGCCGTGCCGCTTCGCATCCTGCTGGTGCTGTGGGCCCTCCTGGTGGGCTTGTCCCGGGTGCTGCTGGGGAAACACCACCTCACTGACATGGTGTGTGGCTTCGCACTGGGCATGCTCCATTTTACCTTGATGGAGACGGTGTGGCTCTCGTCAAGCACCTGTCAGACTCTTATTTCCATAAGCACCCTCAGCTGGAGCCCCTTTTTCTGA